Part of the Aquarana catesbeiana isolate 2022-GZ linkage group LG06, ASM4218655v1, whole genome shotgun sequence genome is shown below.
acgacatggtccgcagccacctcctcccagccacgtacaagtccatgtgtttcttgggactgatcccttaaagactgctgctgatgctgagtgccaggctccacctccatactgacacaatcttcctcctcctcctcttcctcctcgtcctcttcctgtgtgatcggcgggcacgcaggaacactgtctggataaagggggccttgagagctaaggaagtcctcctcttcctgcctctgttctgcctcaagtgccctgtccattattccacgcagcgtgtgctccaacaggtggacaagggggacagtgtcactgatgcatgcactgtcactgctcaccatccttgtggcctcctcgaatggtgacaggacagtgcatgcatccctgatcatggcccactggcgtggggaaaaaaaaccaagctcccctgaccctgtcctggtgccatagtcgcacaggtactcattgatggccctctgctgcgtgtgcagccgctgcagcatggccaacgttgagttccacctggtgggcatgtcacagattaggcggttcttgggcaggttaaactccttttggaggtccgtcagccgagcactggcattatatgaccggcggaaatgcacacagactttcctggcctgcctcaggacatcctgtaagcccgggtacctgcccaagaaccgctgcaccaccaagttaaggacgtgagccaaacagggcacatgggtcatttgtccctgtcggagggcagagaggaggttggtgccattgtcgcaaaccaccattcctgccttaagttggcgtggcgtcaaccacctctgaacctgcccctgcagagctgacaaaacctctgccccagtgtggctcctgtcccccaagcacaccagctcaagcaccgcatggcatcttttggcctgcgtacttgcgtagccccttgaacgcctacggagcaccgctggttccgaggaagaggccatggaggaagaagaagaggagggggtggaggagagaggtgtgtcacaatcagcattttggaggcgtggtggcggaacaacctccaacactactgcacctggtcctgcatccttcccagctgccagcagagtcacccaatgcgccgtgaaacttaggtaacgtccctgtccatgcctgctggaccatgagtcagcggtaatatgcaccttaccgctgaccgccctgtccagcgaggcatggacattgccttccacatgccggtagagagccggaatcgccttccgtgagaaaaagtggcgtttgggtacctgccactgaggaaccgcacattccacaaactcacggaagggggcagagtctaccaactgaaaaggcagcagttgaagtgctagcaattttgccaagctagcattcaaccgctgggcatgtggatggctgggagcaaacttctttcggcggtgcagcagctggggcagggaaatttgcctggtacaatctgacgtcggtgtaccaaaagcagattgcccacaagtacttggctgtgacacacctaattctacaccttcattcctctcactgcaggtctcagagaggactgaaggtctagtggggttggaaatctcagctgatgaggagcaaggagagatcctctttgttctttggtgtgggtcttttagatacgcttgccaacgaactgcatggcaggtcaacatatgtctggtcaagcatgtggtacccaagcgggagatgttttggccacgcgagatacgcttgagacatatgttgcaaatagcagcggtgcgatctgatgcactcgtctcaaaaaaggcccacaccaaagaactttttgaataacgcgcagagactgcagcgccctgcacatgtggagctttggggtgtgatgcagtcaatgtgctgcccttaggctggcccctggagggcatcctgcctcgttggtgatgtgccaccgcctcctcctcctcctcctcctcctcctcctcctctctcctatcaggcacccacgttgagtcagtgacctcatcatcccctccctcctcatcactggagcaaacctggcagtatgctgcagcagggggagcatgactgccagattgctgtccttcttgggcaccccctctgtccgtgctcatgttactgccttcatcgagctcagtatcgtcatcagagccttccaaacgctgggcatcctcctggagcatgtacccaacactgtggtcaaacagttcgagggaatcctcatgaggacatggtggagctagggaaggagtcactgatgacattgagctgagggaagaggccgctgctttgccagacaaagcaccctgggcatgggtgagagaggatgaggaggatgaggacggcttggtcatccactcgaccaagtcttccgcatgttgcggctcaacacggccagctgccgaaaaaaaggccaagcgtgtcccatggccacgtgctgatgaggatgcaccgtctccacgaccagcactagacacagagcctgcttgccctctcttattggcttgtgactgtctgcctctccttcttggccttccagacatactaatggcctgtagctgcactaagctgggatagaacacctgtaattttcttcaagtagctttatatactgtaaccagacaagcctgcctgtcagtaggaagataacaggaacggatctagctgaacactgtgagcaggatgcactgtactaaatgtaaatagtctagctgcctgaccgtggtactaataggatcaaatagaacacctgtaattttcttcaggtagctttatatactgtaaccagacaagcctgcctgtcagtaggaagataacaggaacggatctagctgtacactgtgagcaggacgcactgtactaaatgtaaatagtctagctgcctgaccgtggtactaataggatcaagtagaacacctgtaattttcttcaggtagctttatatactgtaaccagacaagcctgcctgtcagtaggaagataacaggaacggatctagctgtacactgtgagcaggacgcactgtactaaatgtaaatagtctagctgcctgaccgtggtactaataggatcaaatagaacacctgtaattttcttcaggtagctttatatactgtaaccagacaagcctgcctgtcagtaggaagataacaggaacggatctagctgaacactgtgagcaggacgcactgtactaaatgtaaatagtctagctgcctgaccgtggtactaataggatcaaatagaacacctgtaattttcttcaggtagctttatatactgtaaccagacaagcctgcctgtcagtaggaagataacaggaacggatctagctgtacactgtgagcaggacgcactgtactaaatgtaaatagtctagctgcctgaacgtggtactaataggatcaaatagaacacctgtaattttcttcaggtagctttatatactgtaaccagacaagcctgcctgtcagtaggaatttaacaggaacggatctagctgaacactgtgagcaggacgcactgcactaaatgtaaatagtctagaagataacaggaacggatctagctgaacactgtgagcaggacgcactgcactaaatgtaaatagcaggaacggatctagctgaacactgtgagcaggacgcactgcactaaatgtaaatagcaggaacggatctagctgaacactgtgagcaggacgcactgcactaaatgtaaatagcaggaacggatctagctgaacactgtgagcaggacgcactgcactaaatgtaaataacaggaacggatctagctgaacactgtgagcaggacgcactgcactaaatgtaaatagcaggaacggatctagctgaacactgtgagcaggacgcactgcactaaatgtaaattgcaggaacggatctagctgaacactgtgagcaggacgcactgcactaaatgtaaatagtctagaagataacaggaacggatctagctgaacactgtgagcaggacgcactgcactaaatgtaaatagcaggaacggatctagctgaacactgtgagcaggacgcactgcattaaaagtaaatagtctagatagaagataacaggaacggatctagctaaactgaatacagtgtatatatatatatatgcaacacctgggatgcatatatatacacaatacactgtaagtgcagctaactgactgactgttctgcctaatctatctaactcaaatcaaatgacactgtctctctctctctctatctctcagcacaccggaacacacactacacagggccgccgtgcaggcggccttatatagtgtggggtgtgtactaaatcccctgagccataattggccaaagccaccctggctttggccaattacagctctctctactgacggcgctgtgattggccaagcatgcgggtcatagtgcatgcttggccaatcatcagccagcaatgcactgcgatgccgcagtgaattatgggccgtgacgcgccacacgaatttagcgcgaacggcccataacgttcgcaattcggcgaacgatcgaacagccgatgttcgagtcgaacatgggttcgactcgaacacgaagctcatccctaactatgacccctgttataacctcctgttttaaactctggttttaactcaccacttagaccagttccaacaactctggttttaactcaccacttagaccagttccaacaactctggttttaactcaccacttagaccagttccacttgaacagagttccagcagactcaaagatgagcaggctcacaatgagttctacacaaggttatataggcctcaagcacctgtgaccaattaaccactccccttaattattaggctgaaggaagcaaagaaaaaaagctgtttaaaaagtgtcagaaaagggtgttaaaaagaacctaaaaaatgcaacccagcaatcaccagcagtcaaaaagcaagacttgttcactctccactcaaggtccacactgtttagcttccaaccagatATCACTTGCcaacatcacctgctgccagatgccccCTCCCCCAATCGGATCCAGACAGTTTGTTTATGAACCTGCTGCAGATTAATAGATTAACTGTCTGGATCCGAATGGGGGAGGGAAGGAGGCTGGGGGGGTGAATTACCATtgctatttttaatttttgtaatatAAAGCATGGGGGGGTTAATGTATTGTCACTAGTCagccactaatgcatcagtgaccagtggcagtacattaacccccccatactgcatattacagaaattaaaaatagGTAACATTGGTAATTATcccccctcagcctcctcccctcatcTGAACCAGACAGTTCATTTATTAATCTGCAGATGGCATTTGGCAATCATTATGTTTGGTGCTTAATTTGGTGCAATCATATACACACTTTGCTGACCTGGTTCCCCCTCGGCGGCACCTCCACCTCCAGGTCGCAGCTTCAGCAGCAGCTCTCTATGCTCCTCCCATCCCGCCTCTGGCCGTGAGTGACATCACGCCGCCGGGACGGGACTACGAATCGTCTTCATAGGGGAACGAAGTGCTGACAGGGAAGGGCTGGTGGGGTCTGTCTCTGtctaggcttgtgccgggtgcaggagtgtACTTGGCACATTGTAACAGAGACAGGTACAGACGACTACAGTACAGGCACAGCTATTAGTGGCACCGGCTAGTGCTTTCTGTGAAACACACTGCCGACACTTCACctgtgccccctccctcctgcaaattgtaccgcccagggcatccgccccttccacccctgccttgtaccggctctGGCTCAGGGCACCGCCCTAGGAACGTGTACCAGTGCAGAACAACATGTAAAACTTCCACTGGGCCGGGAGCAGTGACAGGtacaaaggaaaaatgttttttaactgaTGGCAAATGACATTTCCCATATGGCttctatttaaaataaagaaatggcGCACAGACCCCTGAAAAgatccccccaaaattttgagggACCTTTTGAGGATGTCTAATCCCCATTAGATTGCCttttacatcaggattcccattggactcccccttacatcaggatccccattagaccccccttacatcagaatccttattagagtcccccttacatcagggttcccttaAGAGTccacccttatatcagggtccacatcagactCCACCCTTACAACAGGATCCCCATTagaccccccctttacatcaggatccccattagacccccctttacatcaggatccccattagaccccccctttacatcaggatccccattagaGTCCCTACCTTACTTCAGGATTCCCATTAgactcccccttacaccaggatccccattagagtcccccttacatcagtgtccctattggagtctacccttacatcagggtccccattagagcgtcccttacatcagggtccctgtcagAGTCCACCTTTATGCCAGGgtctccattagagtcccccttacatgagggaTTGAATTAGAGCCCACCCTTAAGTCAGGTTACACATTAGAATTCCCtgttacattggggtccccattagagtcccatattacatcaaggtccccattagagtcctcccATAAGTCAGGGTTCCCTGTTACATCGgggcccttcttacatcagagaccccctttacacctgagtccctatcagagtccccatcatatgccccttacatcagggttcccattagAGTCACCCTTTACAAAGTCTGGGTGCGGGTTGGGGGGGTTGAAGTGGAGACCATGGGTGACCTCTGCTGACCTGAATCCTCAATCAGTGCACACTGAGTATACCTCACTGACCCTAGTGGTGGGCCGGATAAGACCTTGCAGAGGGCCAGATGtggtgtagtttggagatccctgatttaGGACTATGACATGACTATTGAGAAATAATTGTGCTCCTCATcaccatcttgtggccataatgtggtattttccccattcacacattccaATTGCAGAGAAAATAGACTGAAGAACATTTGAtcttgccccattcacacagggtgAATGTACAGTACATGCAATTTCGATAGAGGAACTGCTCtgtaattttttgatttttgcatttgtgttttattttgtgTATTTCATTGTTACATGTGTAAAGTCATTTAAAATAATGAGACTAGAAAAACATGCCCAGTGTAGCTGAAAAGAGCATTCGTAATCCTCATGGTCCAGCTGATTGCACcctaaaataacacaaaaaatCACCCAAATATGACCATCCCtattaacaccttcctgcccagcttatagcagattgacggccgggcagaGGCTTTGCCATCCTGACTGGACGTTATTAgttcagccccatcagtgtccatcagtgcagcatatcagtgcccaacagtttaacatatccatgcccatcagtgcagccttataagtgcagactaatcagtgctgcctcatcagtgcccaccagtgacgcctcatcagtgcccatcagtgccacttcatcagtgcccatcagtgcagcctcatcagtgcccatcagtgccgcctcattagtgacgcctcatcagtgcctattagtgccgcctcatcagtgcagcatcatcagtgctcatcagtgctgcctcctcagtgcctattagtgccacctcatcagtgcccatcagtgcagcctcatcagtaacaatcagtatccatcagtgcagcatatcagtgcctcctatcagtgtccatcagtggtgccttatctgtgcccaacagtgaagAAGAAAATTATTGATTTGTAAAATTGTATTACAGAAATGATGAAaaaggggttttttttcaaaatttttgatcttttttttcatttgtttagcaaaaaagaaaaaatcccagtggtgattgaataccaccaagggaaagttctatctgtctcaaaaaaatgaaaaaaaaaagtaatttggttacagtgttgcatgaccgcgtaattgtcattcaagtgtgacagcgctgaaagtggaaaatgagcctgggcaggaagggggtgaaatcggccggtattgaagtgcttaaacCAATGCATAAATCTTGTGATTTTTGGGGGAAATAGCTGCGGCACTGGCAGCAATGGGAATGGAGCTTATGGCCAGGGGCAGatttaccattgggcttgactgggctcaagcccatgggccccgggccaatagggggccccgccctTTTTGAAagcagccgagatacacaggacatccggctctgtatctcggcggcgcaatgacactggagcaaggctacactgacaagtctgcaaatgacactgacaaggctgcattgttgggcatttaaatgtaagttttttctttaaacttccctcctaaacttggggtgcgtgttatacaccaataaatacggtaattatcattttatccatttttattgcttttattaatcgtggacccaggacgaataccagtacagtatcccccacttatacgcttatatattatctacttttgtgagtagccatttggctgttttgtcttgtccaattaaacagaagttctttaatactgcactgagtctggcgcaccttgtccttttctatttctattttatagagctgtgcatatgtatagaagggtagggcccgaaagtgactcaagcccaggggccccgaccaccctaagtcctgcccttcTTATGTCAGTTTTATTCATATTATTTATCTTATGTTCCAATTTTAGATATTCTTTCTCTATTTCTCTTCTGAAGAATGACGTGGGTTTGTTCCCTCCACAGGATCCAGGTGCGATATGGGACGACGTGGTCAGAGTACCGCGGAGGCACAGCGGGTGATCTGGAGGAAATTCTCCTTTCCCCCGGAGAGCACATTAGCCGGGTAAATGGGAGCTATACCTCCACCGTCCGCCGGCTGGTATTTTTCACCAACAAGGAGCGCGTGTTCAGATTCGGCAAAGATATCAGATTTGCCTTCAGCAGCTCCCCTCTGTTCCCCGACACCTTCCTGAGATACATCAGCGGACGCTCCAGGTCCGTCATCAAGGCCATCGGCTTCCACTGGGACTATCCCTCCAGCAACTGTGTCCACTGCAACAAGTAATTTCCAGACCGCTGTGCCGACCTGAGCTGCAGAGTATCGCCCCCCCGTCTGTCATCTGTCTACCTTACCCCCCATCTGTATCAGCTCCCAATATTCCGTGTATCCTCTCCTCATAATAAAATCTGCATCTACAATGCCTGTCTGATTCTTTTATATTAAAACAAAATTATAGGCTTCCTGAAAGGAGAACTATAgtcaactacactatattaccaaaagtattgggacacctgcctttacacacacaagaactttaatagcatcctagtcttagtccgtagggttcaatattgagttggcccaccctttgcagctataacagcttcaactcttctgggaaggctgtccacaaggtttaggagtgtgtctatgggaatgtttgaccattcttaaagaagcgtatttgtgaggtcaggcactgatgttggatgagaaggcctggctcgcagtctccgctccaattcatcccaaaggtgttctatcaggttgaggtcaggactcactcATCTtctatgtctctatggaccttgctttgtgctttgtgattatggtgtggggttgtttttcaggggttgggcttggccccttagttccagtgaaaggaactcttaaggcgtcagcataccgagacattttggacaatttcaggctcccaatgttgtgggaacagtttggagatgaccccttcctgttccaacatgactgagcaccagttcacaaagcaaggtccatagagacatggatgagcgagtttggagtggaggaacttatctggcctgcacagagtcctgacctcaacccaaaagaacacctttgggatgaattagagcacaacatcagtgcctgacctcacaaatgcccttctgggagaatggtcatacattcccatagacacactcctaaaccttgtggaaagccttcccagaagatttgaagctgttatagctgcaaagggtgggccaactcaatattgaaccctacggactaagactggtatgccattaaagttcctgtgtgtgtgtaaaggcagtcgtcccaatatttttgacaacatagtgtatataaaGGGCCCATTTTCTTCTTTGTGGCGCGTTAACGTGTGTTTTCTTGCGTGCTGCCAACACACCTcaacttactaaaaaaaaatgaCCCATTTTTTTAAAACCCCACAAGGCACCAGTGTGCGTTGTGACGCGTTTCAACACAGGTGTGTTGCCTCTAatacaggagtctccaaactatctaaacaaagggtcagtttactgtccttcagactttaggggggccggactgtggccattggtagTAGAAAATATCCtgctgtcagtggtcataaataaTGCCAAATCtttagtgggaagaatagagccccattattggtgtcaatggttgaaaaaatgccccatcattggtgtcagtgggaggaatagggccccatcattggtgtcagtgggaggaatagggccccatcattggtgtcaatgggaggaataatgccccatcattagcgtcaatgggaggaatagtgccccatcattggtgtcagtgggaggaatagtgccccatcattggtctcagtgggagggttagagccccatcattggtgtcaatgggaggaatagtgccccatctttggtctcagtgggaggaatagtacccaataattagtgtcagtgggaggaatagggccccatcattggggtcagtggaaggaatagggccccatcattggtgtcagtgggagaaatagggccccatcattggtgtcagtgggaggaatagtgtcccatcattggtgtcagtggggggaatagtgccccatcattggtgtcagtgggaggaatagggccccctcattggtgtcagtgggaggaatagtgccccctcattggtgtcggtgggtggaatagtgccccgtctttggtctcagtgggaggaatagtacccaataattagtgtcagtgggaggaatagggccccatcagtggtgtcagtgggggaatagtgccccatcattggtgtcagtgggaggaatagtgtcccataattggtgtcagtgggggggaatagtgccccattattggtgtcagtgggggggaatagtgccccatcattggtgtcagtgggaggaatagggccccatcataggtgtcatcgggaggaatagggccccatcattggtgtcagtgggaggaatagggccccctcattggtgtcagtgggaggaatagtgccccctcattggtgtcagtgtggtgtcagtgggaggaatagtgccccgtcattggtgtcagtgggggggaatagtgccccatcattgttgtcagtgagtggaatagtgccccattatttgtgcAAGTGGGAAGAATAATTCctgatcattagtgtcagtggaagaaatagtgacccatcattggtgtcagtaggtgggAGTAGGGATAGGCCAaacacccccccattcggttcgcaccagaacatccaaacagacaaaaaatttggtcaaacaccgttaaagtctatgggacacgaacatgaaaaatcaaaagtactcattttaaaggcttatatgcatggtattgtcctaaaaagtgtttggggacctgggtcctgccccaggggacatgtatcaatgcaaaaaaaagttttaaaaaacggccgttttttcagaagcagtgattttattcatgcttaaagtgaaacaataaaagtgtaatattcctttaaatttcatacctggggggtgtctatagtatgcccgtaaagggcgcatgtttcctgtgtttagaacagtctgacagcaaaattacattgctaaagcaaaaaaaagtcatttaaaactactcgcggctataatgaattgtcagtccagcaatacacataaaagttcattgataaaaatggcatgggaattcccccacagtggaaccccgaaccaaaattagaaaaaaaaaaagtgtggggggccccctcaaaatccataccgacccttcaggtcgggtatggattttaggggagctccgtgccaaaatgacaaaaaaatggcatggggtccctccaaaaatctataccagatccttatccgagcacgcaacctggcaggccacaggaaaagaggaggggatgagagagggccccccctcctgaaccgtaccaggccacatgccctcaacattgggagggtgctttggggtagcggcccccccaaagcaccatgtccccatgttgatggggagaagggcctcatccccacgacccttgcccggtggttatgggggtttgcgggcgaggggcttatcaaaatctgtaaacccctttaacaaggggacccccagatcctggccccccctgtgtgaaatggtaatggggtacaaatgtacccctaccatttcacaaaaaaagtgtcaaaaatgttaaaaaagacatatgtttttgacaattcctttattaatgttttcttctttccccgcttcttccatcttcttcgggtcttcattcggttttattcctccatctttttcttcccccgcttcttcctcttcttcctccgatcctctgcttcttccttcagtcttctcatccgcatcttcctccggtgtcttcttccctgcttcttttTCCGGACCATCCGCAttcatgggaggttcccgctgtgtgacgcttctgttcttctgacacttcttatataactgagggcggggccacctggtgaccccgccccctctgacatcacggggaaagccatagggacgtccccgtgtgtcaga
Proteins encoded:
- the LOC141148439 gene encoding zymogen granule membrane protein 16-like, which encodes MLCTTEGNSTQYLRMLLWILVSVCAIAAAQQRSSSYSGEYGGKAGKRFSQSGNQLDGPITALRVRKSRYFITGIQVRYGTTWSEYRGGTAGDLEEILLSPGEHISRVNGSYTSTVRRLVFFTNKERVFRFGKDIRFAFSSSPLFPDTFLRYISGRSRSVIKAIGFHWDYPSSNCVHCNK